A single genomic interval of Calditrichota bacterium harbors:
- a CDS encoding GGDEF domain-containing response regulator has translation MAEQEGRRSVLIASPSLKNDGLVEALRHAPGLDVVEATDPAEAIEVIGRKPLDLILFDWQGDTAIPVELVIRARGYDAGLSIIAVTDDSGRESERLWGLGVSDCLPRPAGPTELLGRVQRSLHHRSLEQQCDHLNRENKKLYEMSVTDGLTKLVNRRHLSERLTAEFSRAIRFSGRFGLLIIDIDHFKKVNDRFGHLAGDRVLVEVSRLIKESLRSIDTAGRYGGEEFVVLLPETACEGVAFVAERLRRSIEECDLSALESDLPLPSHVTVSIGGAVYPDQLVRTGEELLETADRSLYAAKQNGRNRVEIC, from the coding sequence ATGGCAGAACAAGAGGGAAGACGCAGCGTACTAATCGCATCGCCGTCGTTGAAGAACGACGGCTTAGTGGAAGCCTTGCGGCATGCGCCGGGGCTCGACGTCGTCGAAGCCACAGATCCTGCTGAAGCGATTGAGGTCATCGGCCGCAAGCCGCTCGATTTGATCCTCTTTGACTGGCAGGGCGACACCGCCATCCCGGTCGAATTGGTCATTCGCGCCCGGGGCTACGATGCCGGGCTCTCGATCATCGCTGTAACCGACGATTCCGGTCGCGAGAGCGAGCGGCTCTGGGGGCTGGGCGTAAGCGACTGCCTGCCTCGCCCGGCCGGGCCGACGGAACTCCTGGGCCGTGTTCAGCGCAGTTTGCACCATCGGTCGCTCGAGCAGCAATGCGATCACCTGAACCGCGAGAACAAGAAACTCTACGAGATGTCGGTAACCGACGGCCTGACCAAACTGGTCAACCGGCGGCACCTGTCGGAGCGGCTCACCGCCGAGTTTTCGCGCGCGATCCGGTTCAGCGGCCGGTTCGGGTTGCTCATCATCGACATCGATCACTTCAAGAAGGTGAATGACCGCTTCGGCCACCTCGCCGGGGATCGGGTACTGGTCGAGGTCTCCCGCCTCATCAAGGAGTCCTTGCGCTCGATCGATACCGCCGGGAGATACGGGGGGGAAGAATTCGTCGTCCTTCTGCCCGAGACAGCATGCGAGGGCGTCGCCTTCGTCGCCGAGCGGCTCCGGCGCAGCATCGAGGAGTGCGACCTGTCGGCGCTTGAGTCCGACCTGCCGCTGCCGTCTCATGTGACAGTCAGCATCGGCGGTGCGGTCTATCCCGACCAGTTGGTGCGCACCGGCGAAGAACTTCTCGAAACCGCCGACCGAAGCCTTTACGCAGCCAAGCAAAACGGTCGCAACCGAGTGGAAATCTGCTGA
- the tmk gene encoding dTMP kinase, translated as MPGKLITLEGIDGSGKSTQAASLAEYLRVQGNEVVLLREPGGTPVGEAIRQILLGDVVSAQTSGARDDIPGAMTEFLLFSAARAALVRQVIAPALDQGRTVLLDRFYDSSDAYQAFGRGLDREFVRNVNRHSAGGLVPERTLLFDLTPDSALKRIPRPVDRMEREGFEFLARVREGYLAIAREEPHRIRVIDASQPQVKVFEDAKRALEE; from the coding sequence GTGCCGGGTAAACTGATCACCCTCGAAGGAATCGACGGCTCGGGCAAGTCAACCCAGGCCGCGTCGTTGGCAGAATATCTAAGGGTGCAGGGCAATGAGGTGGTCCTTCTGCGCGAGCCGGGCGGCACCCCGGTCGGGGAAGCGATCCGGCAGATTCTGCTCGGCGATGTAGTCTCAGCGCAGACTTCCGGCGCGAGAGATGATATTCCGGGCGCAATGACGGAGTTTCTCCTCTTCAGCGCGGCCCGTGCGGCACTGGTTCGGCAGGTAATCGCACCGGCGCTCGACCAGGGCAGGACCGTCCTGCTCGATCGGTTCTACGATTCGTCCGACGCTTACCAAGCCTTCGGGCGGGGGCTTGACCGGGAGTTTGTCCGGAACGTCAACCGGCATTCTGCGGGCGGTCTGGTCCCCGAGCGGACGCTCCTCTTCGACCTGACGCCGGATTCTGCACTAAAGCGTATCCCCCGTCCGGTCGACCGGATGGAACGTGAAGGCTTCGAGTTCCTCGCCCGCGTCCGCGAAGGCTACCTTGCCATTGCACGTGAAGAACCTCATCGGATTCGGGTGATCGACGCTTCGCAGCCGCAGGTCAAGGTGTTCGAAGATGCTAAACGCGCACTTGAAGAGTAG
- the lgt gene encoding prolipoprotein diacylglyceryl transferase — protein MHPVIFQIGAFKLHSYGLMVMLAFVFGFYLAARRGKAMGVSTEAISDLTLWIMVGSLAGARLTYVIAHWREFEGRWLDAISPIQSDGTIGIAGLVVLGGVAAAIPIVIWQTRKRGLRFLQVADVMMPSLAFGLALGRIGCHLNGCCFGTPTDLPWGLRFPETCLAGAVYPGKALHPTQLYESLYAAGIGIALILRTPYRRFEGELFHLFLVLYGIFRFFNEIVRHYDARLNLFEVGGVHFTGSMAGSLLMIGVGVYNLLQGGKAGRRAG, from the coding sequence CTGCATCCGGTCATCTTTCAGATAGGCGCCTTCAAACTTCACAGTTACGGCCTCATGGTGATGCTCGCCTTCGTCTTCGGTTTCTATCTGGCTGCTCGGCGGGGGAAGGCAATGGGCGTTTCGACCGAGGCGATATCCGATCTGACGCTCTGGATTATGGTCGGCTCGCTGGCAGGTGCTCGACTTACCTATGTGATTGCGCATTGGCGGGAGTTCGAAGGCCGGTGGCTCGACGCGATCAGCCCGATACAGAGCGACGGCACCATCGGCATTGCCGGGCTGGTCGTCCTGGGAGGCGTTGCCGCCGCGATTCCGATAGTGATCTGGCAGACACGCAAGCGCGGTCTCCGTTTCCTGCAAGTCGCCGATGTGATGATGCCGTCGCTCGCCTTTGGCCTGGCATTGGGACGGATCGGCTGCCATCTCAACGGCTGCTGCTTCGGCACACCGACCGATCTGCCCTGGGGTCTGCGCTTCCCTGAGACTTGCCTCGCCGGGGCGGTCTATCCGGGGAAAGCGCTCCACCCTACGCAACTTTACGAATCGCTTTACGCCGCCGGGATCGGCATCGCACTCATTCTAAGGACACCGTACCGCCGCTTCGAAGGAGAACTCTTTCACCTGTTTCTGGTTCTCTACGGTATCTTCAGGTTCTTCAATGAGATCGTCCGGCACTATGATGCGCGGCTGAACCTCTTCGAGGTCGGGGGCGTCCATTTCACCGGCAGCATGGCGGGGTCGCTTCTGATGATCGGCGTCGGTGTTTACAATCTCTTGCAGGGCGGCAAGGCGGGTCGCCGTGCCGGGTAA
- a CDS encoding class I SAM-dependent methyltransferase, translating to MSLNAEVDPKGRFSSRTPFYHAARPRYPLAMQDFLKAELGLGPGSMVADVGSGSGLSCEPFLALGCRVWAVEPNPEMRREAERHYRVLSWTSVDGSAEATTLASGQFDCAAAGQAFHWFDADRARIEFARILKPSGSTVIFWNRRIREGGFNEAYEEIIVRFRRGMEALDDFFRYQGRLNAFFSGRFETRSLQNHQDLNREGLMARILSASYMPLPYDPDYHDLLKAVDTAFARFERSGKVRIDYNTDVHYGRPAA from the coding sequence ATGTCCCTGAACGCCGAAGTTGATCCCAAAGGCCGGTTCAGTTCCCGGACGCCCTTCTATCACGCGGCGAGACCGCGCTATCCGCTCGCGATGCAGGACTTCCTAAAGGCCGAGTTGGGACTTGGACCCGGCTCAATGGTGGCCGATGTCGGGTCGGGATCGGGGCTATCTTGCGAACCGTTCCTCGCCTTAGGCTGCCGGGTCTGGGCTGTCGAGCCGAATCCTGAAATGCGGCGTGAAGCCGAACGTCACTACCGTGTCTTGAGTTGGACATCGGTTGACGGTTCGGCCGAAGCGACGACGCTCGCGAGCGGGCAGTTCGACTGCGCCGCCGCCGGTCAGGCCTTTCACTGGTTCGATGCCGATCGCGCCCGGATCGAGTTCGCGCGCATTCTGAAGCCATCCGGGAGCACGGTCATCTTCTGGAACCGGCGCATTCGGGAAGGCGGCTTCAACGAAGCGTATGAGGAAATAATCGTTCGCTTTCGCCGCGGAATGGAAGCACTCGACGATTTCTTCCGCTATCAGGGCCGCTTGAACGCGTTCTTCAGTGGGCGGTTCGAGACCCGGTCGCTCCAAAACCACCAGGACCTGAACCGGGAAGGGCTTATGGCACGGATACTCTCGGCTTCCTATATGCCGCTTCCATATGACCCGGACTATCACGACCTGCTAAAAGCCGTCGATACCGCGTTCGCAAGGTTCGAGCGCTCGGGCAAGGTGCGGATCGATTACAACACCGATGTTCATTACGGCCGTCCGGCGGCCTGA
- the rsmI gene encoding 16S rRNA (cytidine(1402)-2'-O)-methyltransferase has product MLVATPIGNLGDITRRAVEALANADLVLAEDTRRTGLLLKHLSLHKRLQSCNDQNESKVAATVVERIARGEQIALVSDAGTPGLSDPGYRVIRSIIDAGLPLEVLPGPTAVTTALLHAGLPFHRFAFEGFLPIKGRSGRLTALAAEERTMVFFEAPHRIGRTLSEMETAFGSDRPAALCRELTKLHEEVFRGTLGELRDICSKRTLKGEIVLVVGGCP; this is encoded by the coding sequence ATGCTGGTGGCAACTCCCATCGGCAATCTCGGTGACATCACCCGGCGCGCCGTCGAAGCCCTCGCGAACGCCGACCTGGTGCTCGCCGAAGACACTCGACGCACGGGCTTGCTTCTCAAACACCTCAGCCTGCATAAACGCCTTCAGTCATGCAATGACCAGAACGAAAGCAAGGTAGCGGCCACCGTCGTCGAGCGCATTGCAAGGGGCGAGCAGATTGCCCTTGTATCGGATGCCGGAACGCCGGGGCTATCCGATCCCGGTTATCGGGTGATCCGTTCCATAATCGACGCCGGACTCCCACTCGAAGTCCTCCCCGGTCCTACGGCAGTCACGACGGCCTTGCTTCACGCGGGATTGCCGTTTCATCGCTTTGCCTTTGAGGGCTTTCTTCCGATTAAAGGACGTTCCGGGCGCCTGACTGCACTCGCGGCTGAAGAACGGACGATGGTCTTCTTCGAAGCCCCGCACCGTATCGGACGGACGCTTTCGGAAATGGAAACTGCTTTCGGATCGGATCGGCCCGCTGCCCTCTGCCGTGAATTGACCAAATTGCATGAGGAAGTCTTCCGCGGGACACTCGGTGAACTGCGAGATATCTGTTCCAAGCGGACTTTGAAGGGTGAGATCGTCCTGGTGGTAGGCGGATGTCCCTGA
- a CDS encoding GNAT family N-acetyltransferase, translating to MTNNGMIKLMSSKQNITIQGPVTGQAAICEPILRSLPEWFGIESSIRDFVIKIDRLPTLVAWRDKTPIGFLTVELTGEYAAEVLVMGVLSAYHRQGIGRRLMEVIENHLRKHGVEFLQVKTLSDTHPDLFYKQTRAFYCDLGFRRLEEFPTLWGADSPCVQMIKRLQ from the coding sequence TTGACCAACAACGGCATGATCAAACTGATGTCGTCGAAACAGAACATTACCATCCAGGGCCCGGTGACCGGGCAGGCCGCAATCTGCGAGCCTATCCTGCGGTCGCTTCCGGAGTGGTTCGGCATCGAATCCTCAATACGCGATTTTGTGATCAAGATCGATCGACTTCCGACTCTGGTGGCATGGAGGGATAAAACCCCGATTGGATTTCTAACCGTAGAGCTGACCGGCGAATATGCGGCTGAAGTGTTGGTGATGGGAGTACTATCGGCATATCATCGTCAGGGGATAGGTCGAAGACTAATGGAGGTTATCGAAAACCATCTGCGAAAACACGGAGTTGAGTTCCTGCAGGTAAAGACCCTATCCGATACCCATCCGGATTTGTTCTACAAACAAACCCGTGCATTCTATTGTGATTTGGGCTTTCGAAGATTGGAGGAGTTTCCGACCTTGTGGGGTGCTGATAGTCCCTGCGTTCAGATGATCAAACGTCTTCAATAA
- a CDS encoding CPBP family intramembrane metalloprotease — protein MAVAAGTLTAIGLYLSRSSRNALFRFRPVHLIIGLVSAGVLYGVFLAGDRIATLLFDFAKPEIAGIYATKAQASPVAIGLLLGLWIGPAEEIFWRGYVQLRMAQRYGNTAGWLAGSLIYALVHVWAFNLMLLGAALICGLFWGAMFRYYGTLWPGLISHAVWDVAIFVIWPIR, from the coding sequence ATGGCAGTTGCAGCAGGAACCCTGACTGCTATCGGTCTCTACTTAAGCCGGTCGTCTCGTAACGCCCTCTTTCGTTTTCGGCCGGTTCATCTGATAATCGGGTTGGTTTCGGCGGGAGTGCTCTATGGCGTGTTCCTCGCCGGAGACAGGATCGCAACACTGCTCTTCGACTTCGCCAAACCCGAGATCGCCGGCATTTACGCCACCAAGGCGCAAGCCTCGCCGGTGGCGATAGGCCTCTTGCTCGGCTTGTGGATCGGCCCGGCGGAGGAGATATTCTGGCGCGGCTACGTGCAACTCCGGATGGCGCAGCGATATGGAAACACCGCCGGTTGGCTGGCAGGGAGTCTGATCTACGCACTGGTGCATGTCTGGGCTTTCAACCTGATGCTCCTCGGCGCAGCGCTGATCTGCGGTCTATTCTGGGGGGCGATGTTCCGCTACTATGGCACGCTATGGCCCGGGCTCATTTCGCATGCGGTCTGGGACGTCGCCATTTTCGTTATATGGCCTATCCGATGA
- the menA gene encoding 1,4-dihydroxy-2-naphthoate octaprenyltransferase, which yields MTANTVPLERSRFSIWLQAIRAFAFPASIVPVLTGALLTFSYEGPVAWELFPLVVICSILYHTATNLISDYFDWKRGVDKDYTFGSSRVIADGLLTPGQVLRGGWIAFGIGIALGLVLVAVRGVPMLTLGVIGLLGGYLYTGRPVGYKYIALGDVGVFLLMGPLMVIGSYAALTGEFARPALTTPLLVSIPIGLLTAAILHANNTRDIRHDGEARIRTFAGLIGHSGAKIEYLLLVGGAFVAVVWMAMGGILPLWSLLVLLSLPPALKNIGKMLASRPNQVEEIAMLDVLTAQHHLMFGVLLMISIVLGRFF from the coding sequence ATGACTGCCAATACAGTTCCCCTCGAGCGGAGCCGTTTCAGCATCTGGCTGCAGGCGATCCGCGCCTTTGCCTTTCCGGCTTCCATCGTCCCGGTGTTGACCGGAGCTCTCCTCACCTTCTCCTATGAAGGGCCGGTCGCCTGGGAACTCTTCCCGCTGGTGGTGATCTGCTCGATCCTCTACCATACTGCGACCAACCTGATCAGCGACTACTTCGACTGGAAGCGCGGCGTCGATAAGGATTACACCTTCGGCTCGAGCCGGGTCATCGCCGATGGCCTCCTGACACCGGGCCAGGTGCTCCGCGGCGGCTGGATCGCCTTCGGGATCGGCATCGCGCTTGGACTGGTGCTGGTAGCGGTGCGCGGAGTTCCGATGCTGACGCTTGGCGTGATCGGCCTGCTGGGCGGCTACCTCTACACGGGCCGGCCGGTCGGATACAAATATATAGCCCTCGGAGACGTCGGCGTATTCCTCCTGATGGGGCCGCTGATGGTGATCGGATCCTACGCTGCGCTGACCGGCGAGTTCGCCCGTCCGGCGCTGACTACCCCGCTCCTGGTTTCGATCCCCATCGGTCTTTTGACCGCCGCGATCCTGCACGCCAATAACACTCGCGACATCCGTCACGACGGCGAAGCCCGCATCCGCACTTTTGCCGGTCTGATCGGGCACTCCGGAGCCAAGATCGAGTATTTACTACTCGTCGGCGGCGCATTTGTCGCTGTCGTCTGGATGGCAATGGGCGGTATCCTGCCGCTTTGGTCGCTCCTCGTTTTGCTTTCGCTCCCGCCGGCATTGAAGAATATCGGCAAGATGCTGGCCAGCCGCCCGAACCAGGTAGAGGAGATCGCGATGCTCGATGTCCTGACTGCACAGCATCATTTGATGTTCGGCGTCCTGTTGATGATCTCCATTGTGCTTGGCAGGTTCTTCTAA
- a CDS encoding flavin reductase family protein: MSTRALVMLNAVKHLDPRRWAFQTRSFTSFRMTPSNAPLSTSLNLFRTIDPSDLSPPDRHGLMLSIIIPRPIGFISTLSFEGVPNLAPFSYFQAVSAVPPTILFCPNRNRFGKAKHSLLNAKSTREFVACTVLENMAEAMNYASGEFPDGVSEFAEAGFTPLKSDLVNPFRVAESPVAMECKVRQVIELSDAPLGGSVVIGEVVRFHIREDLLTPDGKVVELDRYRPISRLGGPAYGRLTSTFDMPRPTMTPDGNVVEGSHRITRR, translated from the coding sequence GTGTCAACCAGGGCACTTGTCATGCTGAACGCAGTGAAGCATCTCGACCCGCGAAGATGGGCATTTCAGACGAGATCCTTCACTTCGTTCAGGATGACACCATCGAATGCACCCCTTAGTACATCGTTGAACTTGTTCCGCACCATCGATCCATCCGATCTTTCTCCGCCGGACCGGCACGGCTTGATGCTATCGATCATCATTCCGCGTCCGATCGGGTTCATTTCGACGCTCTCGTTCGAAGGCGTCCCAAATCTTGCGCCGTTCAGTTACTTTCAAGCCGTTTCCGCAGTGCCGCCGACGATTCTTTTCTGCCCCAATCGGAACCGGTTTGGGAAAGCCAAGCATTCGCTATTGAACGCGAAATCGACCCGCGAGTTCGTCGCCTGCACGGTGCTTGAGAATATGGCTGAAGCGATGAACTACGCCTCCGGCGAGTTTCCCGACGGGGTGAGTGAATTTGCCGAAGCCGGCTTCACACCGCTTAAGTCGGACCTGGTGAATCCCTTCCGGGTTGCCGAATCGCCGGTGGCGATGGAGTGCAAGGTTAGGCAGGTGATTGAACTCTCCGACGCCCCCCTCGGCGGGTCGGTAGTGATCGGCGAAGTCGTCCGGTTTCACATCCGCGAGGATCTCCTCACGCCCGACGGCAAGGTCGTAGAACTCGACCGCTACCGGCCTATATCGCGGCTGGGAGGGCCGGCTTATGGACGACTCACCAGCACCTTCGATATGCCTCGCCCGACAATGACCCCGGACGGAAATGTTGTCGAAGGCAGCCACCGCATCACCAGGAGGTAG
- a CDS encoding DNA-3-methyladenine glycosylase I, translating to MNESYPPRCQWCLAHPLLTDYHDAEWGVPRTADREQFEHLVFEVFQAGLSWLTILKKRDAFRNAFAGFDPAVVATWGEKDIERLLGDSGIIRNRAKIAAVIGNARALLQVSREYGSFARFVVPYRPKVKVPCASDAAIPSVMPEAEALAKDMKRQGFKFFGPTIAYAHMQAVGLVNDHITTCHRYEEIERLQRDAWRNHK from the coding sequence TATCACGACGCTGAATGGGGCGTCCCGCGCACCGCGGACCGTGAACAGTTTGAGCACCTCGTCTTCGAGGTCTTTCAAGCCGGCCTATCGTGGCTGACCATCTTGAAAAAGCGCGATGCCTTCCGGAACGCATTCGCCGGGTTCGATCCGGCGGTTGTTGCCACCTGGGGCGAGAAGGATATCGAACGGCTCCTCGGCGATTCCGGGATCATTCGCAACCGGGCCAAAATCGCCGCGGTCATTGGCAATGCCCGGGCGCTCCTTCAGGTGAGCCGCGAATATGGCTCGTTTGCGCGATTTGTTGTCCCGTATCGTCCCAAAGTGAAAGTCCCCTGCGCCAGCGACGCAGCCATCCCATCCGTAATGCCGGAAGCGGAGGCTCTTGCGAAGGATATGAAAAGACAGGGATTCAAGTTCTTCGGTCCGACTATTGCCTATGCTCATATGCAAGCCGTCGGCCTCGTCAACGATCACATCACCACCTGCCACCGCTATGAGGAGATCGAACGACTTCAGCGCGATGCCTGGCGCAATCATAAGTAG